A single region of the Acidobacteriota bacterium genome encodes:
- a CDS encoding TrmH family RNA methyltransferase has product MAKKVERPVQRRADLAGGRGFACVALDRPADPVNVGHVLRAALCFQARMIILGQPSEHIDVRRLPTDPTRAYRHVPVIEVEDLLEATPRDTALVAVEIVPDAIALPDFVHPERACYVFGPESGSVSERILKHSDHRLRVPTAVSLNLGMTVGVVLYDRCADRWRRNRQEGSD; this is encoded by the coding sequence GTGGCGAAGAAAGTCGAACGCCCTGTCCAGCGCCGTGCGGATCTTGCAGGCGGTCGCGGCTTCGCCTGCGTCGCCCTCGACCGACCTGCCGATCCCGTCAACGTCGGCCACGTCCTGCGGGCAGCGCTCTGCTTCCAGGCCCGGATGATCATCCTCGGCCAGCCATCGGAACACATCGACGTCCGGCGGCTGCCGACCGATCCGACCCGCGCCTACCGGCACGTTCCGGTGATCGAGGTGGAGGATCTGCTCGAGGCAACTCCTCGCGACACGGCCCTCGTCGCGGTGGAGATCGTTCCGGATGCGATCGCACTTCCCGATTTCGTTCACCCCGAGCGGGCCTGCTACGTGTTCGGGCCCGAGAGCGGTTCGGTTTCGGAGCGCATCCTGAAGCACAGCGACCATCGCCTTCGCGTTCCCACCGCGGTATCGCTGAACCTCGGCATGACGGTTGGCGTCGTGCTCTACGACCGCTGCGCCGACCGCTGGCGCCGCAACCGACAGGAAGGGTCCGACTGA
- a CDS encoding biotin--[acetyl-CoA-carboxylase] ligase — MADRSEAFDQFTGELLAWSPRLAGNFVLMDTVDSTNRFVKTLAERFFEEESMPQPALVVAFEQTAGRGRQGRSWVSTAERGLYCTWLQPLPIAGAGPLEDQLGSLPLLAGIGVCRAVTDFVDGRAGLKWPNDVLVEGRKIAGVLIETVVGGGGETVAVIGFGVNYDFGTAGELPTPVSTSIALETGRPPSRAAAVARLASSMECELGRAGDLEYTLDSYRRCTIHREGDEVSCRIGGETVSGRFAGFDDGGRFRLETPAGLRTIASGEVIEA, encoded by the coding sequence ATGGCGGACCGCTCCGAGGCATTCGACCAGTTCACCGGGGAACTGCTGGCCTGGTCGCCGCGCCTGGCGGGAAACTTCGTGTTGATGGATACCGTCGATTCGACGAACCGCTTCGTCAAGACACTCGCGGAGCGGTTTTTCGAGGAAGAGTCGATGCCGCAGCCTGCCCTGGTCGTGGCCTTCGAGCAGACGGCGGGTCGGGGTCGACAGGGCCGCTCCTGGGTCAGCACCGCGGAACGGGGTCTCTACTGCACCTGGCTGCAGCCGTTGCCGATCGCGGGAGCTGGCCCCCTGGAGGATCAGCTCGGGTCGCTGCCCCTTCTCGCCGGCATCGGCGTGTGCCGTGCGGTGACGGACTTCGTCGACGGGCGAGCGGGCCTCAAGTGGCCCAACGACGTGCTCGTGGAGGGCCGCAAGATCGCGGGCGTCCTGATCGAGACGGTAGTCGGCGGCGGGGGAGAGACCGTGGCCGTGATCGGTTTCGGCGTGAACTACGACTTCGGCACAGCAGGCGAGCTGCCGACGCCCGTGTCAACATCGATCGCGCTCGAAACCGGAAGGCCGCCTTCGCGGGCGGCCGCCGTCGCACGGCTCGCCAGTTCGATGGAATGCGAGCTGGGTCGTGCGGGTGATTTGGAGTACACCCTGGATTCCTACCGCCGCTGCACGATCCATCGCGAGGGCGACGAAGTGAGCTGCCGGATCGGCGGCGAGACGGTTTCGGGCCGGTTCGCCGGCTTCGACGACGGCGGACGCTTCCGCCTCGAGACGCCGGCCGGCCTGCGCACGATCGCGTCGGGCGAGGTCATCGAGGCGTGA
- a CDS encoding valine--tRNA ligase: protein MKKRFDPASYEGKWQAWWAERDLFRCPEDPERRGPAPYCILIPPPNVTGRLHIGHALQSTLQDLVTRWRRMRGDNALWLPGTDHAGIATQLMVERHLELQGSSRVELGREKFVERVWRWKDEYHSNIRGQLQRLGASCDWSRERFTLDERLAHAVRTAFVELYREDLIYRGEHMVNWSPVLQTAVSDLEVENREVEGKLYHLAYPLEPEEGSGSVPEEPLIVATTRPETMLGDTAVAFHPDDDRYRRLGGRFARLPILGRRLRLVADEYVDPEFGTGLVKVTPFHDPNDYEIARRHDLPGVRVIGLDGRMTAEAGADFEGLDRLEARRRVVERLEAEGRLVGTERHVHSVGHSQRSGEPIEPMLSPQWFADVSGMAKEALAAVEDGRLELIPDTWDKTWEHWLRNIRPWVISRQLWWGHRIPAWYDRDGACYVAMDRREAEELAGTDELTRDPDVLDTWFSSGLWPLSTLGWPDRDAPDLQTWYPTDVLITGFDILFFWVARMVMLSQHFCGDVPFRAVHLTGLVRDARGEKMSKMKGNTVDPMDLVEEYGADAMRFTLAVLDVPGRDIPLDLERMAGYRAFGNKIWNAVRFALARTEGASVPGSAAELLGDDLAAPERWILSRLSATAAAVNEALEEFRFDRACNALYYFFWHELCDWYIEFAKPALSGRAPRPRVAETVLFAIESSLRLLHPVMPHLTEELWQRLPRATAPGSGEPESIALQAYPLGDDDLVSDDVERGMDVVIAAVQAARSLRRERNLAAAAKMSVFVEDGDRDLIAFVVDQASLLDAVAGVGQVTAGRGPAGSVRDRVGGVNLAFEVEVPAMSESERAKLARDLQKIDAEIAGARGRLSNTGFLEKAPVHVVEGNRARLAELEERRQRVSEALGH, encoded by the coding sequence GTGAAGAAGCGCTTCGACCCGGCGTCCTACGAGGGCAAGTGGCAGGCGTGGTGGGCGGAGCGGGATCTGTTCCGTTGCCCGGAGGATCCCGAACGGAGGGGACCGGCTCCCTACTGCATCCTGATTCCGCCGCCGAACGTGACCGGCAGGCTGCACATCGGGCACGCGCTGCAGAGCACGCTCCAGGACCTGGTGACCCGCTGGCGGCGGATGCGGGGCGACAACGCCCTCTGGCTTCCCGGCACGGACCACGCCGGCATCGCGACCCAACTGATGGTCGAGCGGCACCTGGAGCTACAGGGATCGAGCCGGGTCGAACTCGGCCGCGAGAAGTTCGTTGAGCGCGTATGGCGCTGGAAGGATGAGTACCACTCGAACATCCGGGGCCAGCTGCAGCGGCTGGGGGCTTCCTGCGACTGGTCTCGAGAGCGGTTCACCCTGGACGAACGCCTCGCGCACGCCGTGCGGACCGCCTTCGTCGAGCTGTACCGCGAGGACCTGATCTACCGCGGCGAGCACATGGTCAACTGGTCGCCGGTCCTGCAGACGGCGGTGTCGGACCTGGAAGTGGAGAACCGGGAGGTCGAGGGCAAGCTCTACCACCTGGCGTATCCGCTGGAGCCGGAGGAAGGCAGCGGTAGCGTCCCCGAAGAACCGTTGATCGTCGCGACGACACGGCCGGAGACGATGCTGGGCGATACCGCGGTTGCCTTCCATCCAGACGACGATCGCTACCGACGCCTCGGAGGCCGCTTCGCACGGCTGCCGATCCTGGGGCGGCGTCTGCGGCTGGTCGCCGATGAATACGTCGACCCGGAGTTCGGCACCGGACTGGTCAAGGTCACGCCGTTTCATGACCCGAACGACTACGAGATCGCGCGCAGGCACGATCTCCCGGGCGTGCGCGTGATCGGCCTGGACGGGCGGATGACGGCCGAGGCCGGTGCCGACTTCGAAGGCCTGGACCGCCTGGAAGCCCGGCGGCGGGTGGTCGAACGGCTCGAAGCGGAGGGGCGCCTGGTCGGGACCGAGCGGCACGTCCACAGCGTGGGCCACTCGCAGCGGAGCGGGGAACCGATCGAGCCGATGCTGTCGCCGCAGTGGTTCGCCGATGTTTCGGGCATGGCGAAGGAGGCGCTCGCCGCCGTCGAGGACGGGCGGTTGGAGCTGATCCCCGACACCTGGGACAAGACCTGGGAACACTGGCTGCGCAACATCCGGCCGTGGGTCATCTCGCGGCAGCTCTGGTGGGGACACCGCATTCCGGCCTGGTACGACCGCGACGGGGCCTGTTACGTCGCGATGGACCGCCGGGAGGCCGAGGAACTGGCCGGCACGGACGAACTGACCCGCGACCCCGACGTGCTGGACACCTGGTTCTCGTCGGGGCTCTGGCCGCTGTCGACCCTCGGCTGGCCCGACCGGGATGCCCCGGACCTGCAGACCTGGTACCCGACGGACGTGCTGATCACGGGATTCGACATCCTGTTCTTCTGGGTCGCCCGCATGGTCATGCTCTCGCAGCACTTCTGCGGCGACGTGCCGTTCCGCGCCGTCCATCTGACCGGTCTGGTGCGGGACGCGCGGGGCGAGAAGATGTCGAAGATGAAGGGCAACACGGTCGACCCGATGGACCTGGTCGAGGAGTACGGGGCCGATGCAATGCGCTTCACGCTGGCGGTGCTCGACGTTCCGGGACGCGACATTCCGCTCGACCTCGAGCGGATGGCGGGCTATCGCGCCTTCGGCAACAAGATCTGGAACGCGGTCCGGTTCGCGCTGGCACGGACCGAAGGGGCCAGCGTTCCAGGGTCGGCCGCCGAGTTGCTCGGTGACGACCTGGCGGCGCCCGAAAGGTGGATCCTCTCGCGCCTGTCAGCGACCGCGGCCGCGGTCAACGAGGCCCTGGAGGAGTTTCGTTTCGACCGTGCCTGCAACGCGCTCTACTACTTCTTCTGGCACGAGCTCTGCGACTGGTACATCGAGTTCGCGAAGCCGGCCCTCTCGGGAAGGGCGCCCAGGCCGCGGGTCGCCGAGACGGTTCTGTTCGCGATCGAATCGAGCCTGCGGCTGCTCCATCCGGTGATGCCGCACTTGACGGAGGAGCTCTGGCAGCGCCTGCCGCGAGCCACGGCTCCGGGCTCCGGGGAGCCGGAGAGCATCGCGCTTCAGGCCTACCCGCTGGGCGACGACGACCTAGTTTCGGACGACGTGGAGCGCGGCATGGACGTCGTGATCGCCGCCGTCCAGGCGGCCCGGAGTCTGCGCCGCGAGCGGAACCTCGCCGCGGCGGCGAAGATGTCCGTCTTCGTCGAGGACGGCGACCGGGACCTGATCGCCTTCGTCGTCGACCAGGCATCCCTGCTGGACGCGGTGGCCGGTGTCGGTCAGGTCACAGCCGGCAGGGGGCCGGCCGGGTCGGTCCGGGACCGGGTCGGGGGAGTGAATCTCGCGTTCGAGGTCGAGGTTCCTGCGATGAGCGAGTCCGAGCGCGCGAAACTCGCCAGGGACCTGCAGAAGATCGATGCCGAGATTGCCGGGGCCCGGGGCCGACTCTCGAACACCGGGTTCCTCGAGAAGGCTCCGGTCCACGTGGTCGAGGGCAACCGCGCGCGCCTCGCCGAACTCGAGGAACGTCGCCAACGGGTGTCCGAGGCGCTCGGCCACTAG
- a CDS encoding cobalamin B12-binding domain-containing protein → MTPHRILVAKPGLDGHDRGAKVVARALRDAGFEVIYTGLRKTPEQIVAAAVQEDVRAVGLSILSGAHNTLLPEVVDGLRAADADDVLVFAGGIVPERDIGGLRAAGVDEVFPPGSSTAEIIEYLNHRLGPP, encoded by the coding sequence ATGACCCCGCACCGGATTCTGGTCGCCAAGCCCGGGCTCGACGGCCACGATCGGGGCGCGAAGGTCGTCGCCCGGGCGTTGCGGGATGCCGGCTTCGAGGTGATCTACACCGGTTTGCGCAAGACACCGGAGCAGATCGTCGCCGCGGCCGTGCAGGAGGATGTCCGCGCCGTCGGTCTGTCCATCCTGTCCGGGGCCCACAACACCCTGCTCCCCGAAGTCGTCGACGGGCTCAGAGCGGCGGATGCGGACGACGTCCTGGTGTTCGCGGGCGGCATCGTTCCGGAACGGGACATCGGGGGACTCAGAGCGGCCGGTGTGGACGAGGTCTTTCCCCCGGGCTCGAGCACTGCCGAGATCATCGAGTACCTGAACCACCGACTCGGGCCGCCGTGA
- a CDS encoding sigma-54 dependent transcriptional regulator yields MAPRVLVVDDEESIRSSLRMILEFERYRVEEASTGREALRRVMMRPPAAVLLDIKMPEMDGLATLSRLRERGHDMPVVMISGHGDIAAAVEATRLGAYDFLEKPLERDRVLLALRNAVERQRLEDENRLLRGAPFELVGESAAMRELRAVIERAAPTPATVLITGESGVGKELVARAIHAGSPRSDMPLVQVNCAAIPDELIESELFGHERGAFTGAVRRQIGKFTAADGGTIFLDEVGDMSARTQAKVLRALQSGEIEPVGARTTVTVDVRVVAATHRDLLAEIEEGRFREDLFYRLNVVPVHAPPLRERLDDLPLLVDHFIERFAAENNYRPKTLTGEATRQLQAMPWRGNVRELKNLVERLLILTPGDEIDRGDVLRLAGPERGELSEAILAVSTLREFRESAERLYLAKKLEEYGWNVTRTAKAIGTPRSNLYKKMDLHGLRREEPA; encoded by the coding sequence ATGGCCCCTCGGGTGCTCGTGGTCGACGACGAGGAGTCGATCCGAAGCTCGCTGCGGATGATCCTCGAGTTCGAGCGCTACCGGGTCGAGGAGGCGTCGACCGGCAGGGAGGCACTGCGCCGGGTGATGATGCGGCCTCCAGCGGCCGTCCTGCTGGACATCAAGATGCCCGAGATGGACGGCCTGGCCACGCTTTCGCGCCTCAGGGAACGCGGTCACGACATGCCGGTCGTGATGATCAGCGGTCACGGCGACATCGCGGCCGCGGTCGAGGCGACCCGGCTTGGAGCATACGACTTCCTGGAGAAACCGCTCGAACGGGACCGGGTGCTCCTGGCGCTGCGAAACGCCGTCGAGCGCCAGCGGCTCGAGGACGAGAACCGGCTGCTGCGTGGGGCGCCGTTCGAGTTGGTGGGCGAGTCCGCCGCGATGCGGGAGCTGCGGGCCGTGATCGAGCGGGCCGCGCCGACTCCGGCCACGGTTCTGATCACCGGCGAGAGTGGCGTCGGCAAGGAACTCGTGGCGCGAGCCATCCATGCCGGCAGCCCGCGCAGCGACATGCCGCTGGTGCAGGTGAACTGCGCCGCGATTCCGGACGAACTGATCGAGTCCGAGCTGTTCGGCCACGAGAGGGGCGCTTTCACCGGCGCCGTGCGCCGCCAGATCGGCAAGTTCACGGCCGCGGACGGTGGCACGATCTTCCTGGACGAGGTGGGGGACATGTCCGCCCGGACCCAGGCGAAGGTGCTGCGGGCGCTGCAGAGCGGCGAGATCGAGCCGGTCGGCGCCCGTACTACGGTCACCGTCGATGTCCGGGTGGTGGCGGCGACCCACCGGGATCTGCTGGCCGAAATCGAGGAGGGCCGCTTCCGCGAGGACCTCTTCTACCGGCTCAACGTCGTCCCGGTTCATGCGCCGCCGCTACGGGAGCGTCTGGACGACCTGCCGCTCTTGGTCGATCACTTCATCGAGCGCTTCGCGGCGGAGAACAACTACCGGCCCAAGACCCTGACAGGCGAGGCGACCCGGCAACTGCAGGCAATGCCGTGGCGTGGCAACGTGCGCGAACTGAAGAACCTGGTGGAGCGTCTGCTGATCCTGACGCCCGGCGACGAGATAGACCGCGGAGACGTGCTCCGGCTCGCCGGCCCGGAGCGTGGGGAGTTGTCGGAGGCTATTCTCGCGGTTTCGACGCTGCGGGAGTTCAGGGAGAGCGCTGAACGTCTCTACCTGGCGAAGAAACTCGAGGAATATGGCTGGAACGTGACCCGGACCGCCAAGGCGATCGGAACGCCGCGAAGCAACCTGTACAAGAAGATGGATCTGCACGGTCTGCGGCGGGAGGAACCCGCGTGA